The Pseudoxanthomonas suwonensis sequence GCTGGAGCTGCTGGATAGCGGCGACCACGTGGTGGCGATGGACGACCTGTACGGCGGCAGCTACCGGCTGTTCGAACGCGTGCGCCGGCGCAGCGCGGGGCTGGATTTCAGCTTCGTCGACCTGACCGATCTGGCGGCGTTCGAGGCGGCGATCACGCCGAAGACGCGGATGGTCTGGATCGAAACCCCCACCAACCCAATGCTCAAGATCGTCGACATCGCCGTGGTGGCGGAGATCGCGCATCGGCGCGGCCTGCTGGTGGTGGTCGACAACACATTCGCCTCACCGATCGTGCAGCGCCCGCTGGAACTGGGCGCGCACCTGGTGATGCACTCGGCGACCAAGTACCTCAACGGCCATTCGGACATGGTCGGTGGCATGGTCGTGGCCGGCGGCGACGCCGAACTGGCCGAGAAGATGGCGTTCCTGCAGAACTCGATCGGCGCGGTGCAGGGACCGTTCGACAGCTTCCTGGCGCTGCGCGGGCTGAAGACGCTGCCGCTGCGGATGCGTGCGCACAACGAGAACGCGCTGGCGCTGGCGCATTGGCTGGAGACGCATCCGGCGGTGGAGAAGGTGATCTACCCGGGCCTGGCCTCGCACCCGCAATACGCGCTGGCGGCACGGCAGATGCAGGGCTTCGGCGGCATCGTCTCGATCATGCTCAAGGGTGGGTTCGAGGCGGCCAAGCGCTTCTGCGAACGGACCGAGCTGTTCACCCTGGCCGAGTCGCTGGGTGGGGTGGAGAGCCTGGTCAACCATCCGGCGGTGATGACGCATGCGTCGGTGCCGGTGGAGCGGCGGCGGCGGCTGGGGATCAGTGATGCGCTGGTGCGGTTGAGCGTCGGGGTGGAGGATGCTGCCGATCTTCAGGCGGACCTGGCTCATGCACTCGACGGAGTGCGTTGAGATGCGTCAAGCAGCTGATTGGGAGTGGGCATGAATCGCGATGTTCGCACCGCCACTGGAATGGCGCACCTGTACAGAGTGCTGGCGGGCAACCTGGATCTGGCCATCGTCCTGACCAAGCGTGAAGTGGTGGGGCGTTATCGCGGATCCTTCATGGGGCTGCTGTGGTCGTTCCTTTATCCACTGCTGATGCTCGCGGTGTACACCTTCGTCTTTTCGGTAGTGTTCCAGGCGCGCTGGCCCAGCGGGCAGGGCACGCGAATTGAATTCGCGCTGGTCCTTTTCACCGGATTGATGGTGTTCTCGGTCTTTTCAGAGTGCGTGAACCGTTCGCCCGGGCTTGTCCTCAACAACGTCAACTACGTCAAGAAGGTGGTGTTTCCGCTTGAGATACTGCCTGTAGTGAGCATGCTTTCGGCGCTGTTCCATCTTGCCGTCACCATGCTGGTCTGGTTCGGATTCCATCTCGTGTATTTCGGCTTGCCACCAGTGACGGCCGTGCTGTTCCCGCTGGTCGTGCTTCCATTGGTGCTCTTCACCCTTGGCATCAGCTGGCTGCTCGCTTCCCTGGGTGTCTATCTGCGGGATGTCGGTCAAGTCGTGGGTGTCGGTACCACCGTGCTTCTATTCATGTCGCCGATTTTCTATTCGATCGAATCCTTGCCGGAAGCCTACAGGCCGCTGCTGCGCGCCAACCCGCTCACGATCGTTATCGAACAGGCGCGCGATGTGCTGATATGGGGGCGCTGGATCGATTTCGGCGAATGGTCAGTGATGCTGGCCCTTTCGGCCGCATTCGCGTATCTCGGATACGCTTGGTTCCAGGCGACGAGGAAGGGATTCGCGGATGTGCTCTGAAGACAGCGTGGTGCATGTCGACCACGTGAGCAAGTCGTACATGATGTTCGACACGCCGCGGAGCCGACTGAAGCAGTTCATCGTCCCCAGGCTGCAGGGCATGCTCGGCATGCGCAGGAGCCGCTACTACGAGGAATTCCACGCATTGTCCGACATTTCATTCTCGGTCGGGCGCGGGGAAACGGTTGGCATCATCGGCAGGAACGGCTCCGGCAAGTCTACGTTGCTGCAGATCATCTGCGGGACACTGACTGCATCGTCCGGTGCGATTGCGACAAAAGGGCGGATCGCGGCGTTGCTAGAGCTGGGGTCGGGGTTCAATCCCGACTTCACCGGACGGGAGAATGTCCGCCTCAACGCGGCGCTGTTGGGCCTCAGTCAGCGCGAAATCGACAGGCGGTTCGACGATATCGTCAGGTTCGCCGACATCGGTGATTTTCTCGATCAGCCGATCAAGACCTATTCGAGCGGCATGGTTGTGCGGCTGGCATTTGCGACTGCCATCCATGTCGACCCCGACCTGCTCATAGTGGACGAAGCGCTGGCCGTGGGCGACGTTGCGTTCCAGCAGAAGTGCCTCGATCGGATCAGGCAGATGCAGCGCAATGGCGTATCGATCCTGCTGGTCACGCATTCGACCAACGTGCTTCTCGAATACTGCGACCGAGCCATCTTCCTCAAACGTGGCGGGCTCATTCTGGACGGCGCGTGCCGCGACGTCGTGCAGGCGTATGCCGACGATCTGGTGAAGGACGAGGGCGGCGAGATCGTGGTTGTGCATATCGATCCCCCCTACGATGAGATTCCTGCCGCCGCAGTAGCCCCCGAGGCTGATGTCGCCGCACCCGACTTGGATGTGGCCATCGCGCGCGACGTGTCAATTTTCGCCGAATCCGTCGCTCTCCTGGACGCGCACGGCAATCCGTGCTCGATGGTCGAGTACGGCGGGGAAGTGCGCGCCAAGGTCCGTGTCCGGGTGAACGAGAGGGTTGCCGAGCCATGTTTCGGCGTGCAGATATCGAGCGTAGATGGGATCGCTCTGTGGAGCGCCACTACCCAGGGCATGGGTATTGCGCAATCGCCGCTCGAGCCCGGGTGCTACGAGATGGAATGGAAGCTGCGCACGCCGTTTTCCGGGAACCGGTACGTTCTCGCGATAGGGGTCGGCCAGATCGTGAACGGTGAATACAGGCGGACGCATCGCGTCAGTTATGCAGGGCACTTCGACGTGATGGTCCAGCCGCATACCGGCACCGGCTGGCTGGCGCCAGCACCTGCATTTCGCGAACCGGCCCTAGTTGTGTCTCAGGGATGAACAGCTTGAGCAGAAAACCACGCGTTCTGGTGCACGGCTGGTACGGCGCGGGCAACGTCGGCGACGAGCTGCTCCTGCGCATGCTGCACTCCTGGTGCGAAGAGGCAGGCGCGCAGGTGGCCGTGCTCAGCGTCAATCCCGAGTACACGAGGACGGCGCACGGCCTGGAAGCCGTGGATGCGAACGATTTTCCGGCAGTCGCGCGGTTGATGTCGCAGTCGGACCTGTTCGTGCTGGGCGGCGGTGGCTTGTTCCAGACGCACTACGCGTTCACGCTGCCGACGCTGTACTCCTACGGCATGGGTGACGTGGCGTCCTATGCGCGGCCTGCACTGATGGCCCGGCAGATGGGCGTGCCGGCATTGATGTGGGCTCAGGGCGTCGGCCCGCTCTACGGCGACCAGGCGCGTTCGGTGGTGCGCGACGTGTATGCGAATGCGTTGCGGGCAAGCGTCCGCGACGAGGCTTCGCTGGAGTTGCTCCGGGAAATCGGCGTCAGTGGTCCGATATCGGTGGCGCCCGATCCCGTGTGGGCGCTACCCGTGAGCCGCAGCGTACCGGCGGATGGGAACCCGGGGAAGCAGCGCCTCGGACTTGTGGTCCGCCCTTGGGAAATCGACGCAGGTTGGGAAGAGCATTTCCTGGAATCGATACGGGAGGCAGTCGACCCCGCCGCATACACCCTGGTCTGGATACCGTTCCAGGTGGGGGAAGAGAACGCTTCCGCTTCCGACGCCCCGCTCATGCGCTCGCTGGCTTCCAGGCTGGAGGGATACGAGCACGCCTTCGTGGAACTGTCGGACCCCGCCCAGGCCGTGTCCGCACTGGGGGGGTGCACCCGCCTGTTGTGCATGCGGCTGCACGCACAGATCCTTGCCTTCAAGCTGGGTGTGCCGGCGCTGTGCGTCGAATATGACCCCAAGATGAGCCACACATCCGAGCTCCTGGGGGTTCACGAGGCGTTGCGCGTCAGCACTTCTGCCCCTGGGGAGCGTTGGCGCCGCGGCCTCGCCGCATTGCTGGCGCCGGACTGTTTCGTGGCGGACGCCGCACGCGTGGATGCCATCGGACGCGACGCGCTGGAGCATCGGTCCACGCTGCTGGCGGCGATCGGGCATGTGGCCGGCGGCGATGCCACCCGCGTCTGGAGCGACTCCGGCTTCGACTGGCTGGGCACTTGGTCCTCCGCGTGGCTGCATAGGCAGATCGGCGAACGCGACGGAAAGTTGGCCGTTTTGGAGGATGTTGCGGCGGAGCGTGTCAGGGAGGTCGCCCGCTTGGAGGAGGAGGCCGAGCTCCGGCGTACCGAACTGCAGGCCGTACGCAGCGGAAAGGACGCCGTCGAAGCCGAGTGCGGATTGCTGCGGAAGTCCAGCGAGAAGCTTGGCCAGACGCTGGAGTCCACGCGCCAGGAGTCTCTGCTCCTCCACGCCGAGAGCGCTCGCCTCCGGCAGGAGTGCGAACAGCTGCGCCAGGAGCGCACCTCCCTCCAGGAGGAACGCGGGCAGTTGCGCCAGGAAAGCTCGCATCTCCATGCGGAGCGCGTCCGATTGTACGAGGAGAACAAGGAGCTCCGTACCGAATTCTCGCGCCTCGACAACGAGAGCGAGCGGTTGCGGATAGCGCTTGAAAAAGAGCAATTCCATCTCCGTGAACTCGAACGCGACCTGGCCTCGGAACGCGATCAGCTCAGCGCCGTCGCGGCATCGCGCGACGAAGCGATGGCAGAGTCAGGGCGGCTGCAGATGACTGTGGCGGACATGCAGGCGCAGGCGGATTCCGTCCGGCAGATGTTCGATGCCCTCTCTGGCGAGGTGCAGGCGCTGAGGGTCAGGAACGAGGAGTCGAGAGCGCATATCGATTCCGTCGAGCGGGCACTTTGGGAGCGCACGCGAGAGTGCGAGAGAATGACGGCGAGCTTGTCTTGGCGCATTACCCACCCGATCCGCTTTCTTCGCGCCCTTCTCGTGTTGCCGATGCCCGAGAAGAAGGAGCTCGTGTACAGCGCGCTCAGGTCGGCGTTCTGGTCGATGCCGGAGCCGCTCCGGAGACGGATGGACAGGCTTCGCACTCGTGTGGGCAACCGGCACGCCAGGCGGGCCGTCGCGACGGTGCAGGACGCGCAATCCCCGGAGGTCGCCGACTGGCTGTCCAAGGCGGCCTTGGCGGAGCGGATCGCCATCGTTCCCAGCGCGTTCGAATTCGACGAGCTCGCCAACCAGCGTCCGATCAACCTGGCCAAGTATCTCGCCGGCAAAGGCTACCTGGTGGTCTTCGCCGCCTGGCAGTGGTCGCGCGGGGAACAGCTGTCGAAGTCCAACCGAATGGTCTTTCCCGGCATCTGGCAGATAGACATGTATGCGTTGATCGACCACTTGGCCGAACTGGCGCCCAGGCATGACCGCGAATCGGTCTACTTCCTGACCCTGCCGGCACCCGAGTTGGTGGGGCTGCATCGGGTCGCGCGGCAGAAGGGACTGTCGGTGGTGTACGACATACTGGACGAATGGGAAGCCTTCAATGCCGTCGGCCAGGCGCCTTGGTACTCCCGCGGACACGAAGAGGAGGCGGTGCTGGCCGCGGACGTGGTCGTCGCTGTCTCGCCGCCGCTGGTGGAGAAGTTCGGGCACCTGCGCACGGATCTTCATGTGGTCGGCAACGGGTACACCGCGGCCGTCCTCGGCACGGACCACAAATTCGTCGCCGCGCGTGATCGTGGGGAAAGGACGCAGCAGGCAATCGGCTACTTCGGGCACCTGACCGACGCCTGGTTCGACTGGGGCGTGGTGCTGGAGGCGGCACGGCGGATGCCGAACTGCAGGTTCGAGATCATCGGCTATGGCGAGCCGCAGTGGGTGCGGGACGCTGCCGCGTCCATGCCCAACCTGGTCCTGATCGGCAAGGTTCCACCATCCGAACTGTGGCGCTACGCGGAAAAGTGGAGCGCGGGATTGGCCCCTTTCAAGCCGGGGCCGCTGGCGGTGGCGATCGACCCGATCAAGGTCTACGAGTACCTGTATCTCGGCCTGCCGACGGTATGTACGGGGATTCCGCACCTGGCCTTGCTGCCGGGCGTGGCGGTCGTCGAAGGCGAGGAGGCGTTCGCCGAGGCCTGCCAGCGGAAGCTGCAGGAGCCGCTCGATCTCGAGGCGGCCGAGCGCGTCCTGGAAGATACGACGTGGAACGCCAGGTTCGACACGATCATGGGATTCGTCGACGATGGCGGCCTGGGGAAGATGTATGCCGTTTAGGGTCTGTTTCGCATATCCGTGGGCCACCTACGGTGGCGTCGAGCGGGTGTTGCTGAATCGCGCTTACGCGTTCATGGCCAAGGGCCTGGATGTCGACATTGACGTCTACTACGCGGCGGACGGCGGCGGTATGGCCTCGTTCCAGCGTACGATCCGCGAGTTGGGACTGGATTCGCGGATGCGTGTTGTTCCGACTCTGGTTGAATCGGCGTATGACGCCATATTCGTGATAGATGCGCCGGACATGCTGCCGAAGCAGTTCGGCGCCAGGGCGAAGTGGGTGGTCGAATGCCATACTCCGTACCGCGAGAACCGGGAGTATCTGTCCCGGCTGCCGGAAGGGGTCCAGCACGTTCTGGTGCCGTCGTCGACCTTCGCCGACACCCTGCAAGCCGAGCGCCCGGAACTGGCGGCGAAGATCACGTTGCTGCGCAACTGCGTCTCACCGGCGTATGCGGGCGACTTTCCGCGCTTGCCGGCCTGGGCACAGCGGCCACTGCTCTACTTCGGCCGGTTGGACGAGCTGAAGAATCCGCAGGAGTTCCTGGATGTCCTGGCGGAGCTGGAACGCCGCGCCCCGAACCACTACTTCGGCGTGGTCGTGGGTCCGGAAGTCCCCGGCTACGGGATGGAGCGGCGCATCGATGCGGCGGGACTGCGTGGCAGAGTCGTCCAGATGCCGCCGCTGGCCTTCACCCGAACGGCGTTGTTCCTGGCCAGCTGGTGCAGGGCGGGTGGAATCATGCTTTCGCCCTCGAGGGGCGAAACGTTCGGCCTCGCGGTTGCCGAGTCGATCGCCGCAGGTATCCCGGTAGTGCTGTCGCATCTGCCGGAACACTCCGAGCTCATATCCGCGGATGCCGGGCACCTGTATCCACTGGGAGACATCGTCGCGGCGGCCGAGAAGGTCATCGCCATCGATACCGACTATGAGGCCGCTTCGGAAAGGATGTACGCGCACGCAAGGCGCTTCAGCGACGATGCGTTTGTGTCGGACTGGGTGCGGCTGCTTGTGGAACTGGGGTTGGAAGTCGCTGGATCTTCAAAGTTCGAGGAAATCGCCCTGTGAGTGAGACGAAAAAGATCCTGGTAGCTGTGGGCACCAGGCCTGAGGCAATCAAGATGGCGCCGGTGATCCTGGCGCTGCGCCGGCAGTCATGGGCTTCCGTGACGGTGCTGGCGACCGCGCAGCATCGCCAGATGCTCGACCAGGTCATGGCTGCGTTCGGCATTGACGCGGACATCGATCTCAACCTGATGCGTCCGAACCAGTCGCTCCCGGAGTTGACCTCCAGGATCCTGCTGGGTATGGACGAAGTGCTGCGCGAGAACAGCTATGACGCGGTGCTGGTTCAGGGCGACACGACCACCGTGATGGGTGTGGCGCTGTCGGCGTTCTACCGCAACATTCCCGTGGGTCATGTGGAAGCGGGCTTGCGCACCGGCGACATCCGCAATCCGTTCCCGGAGGAGATGAACCGCGTCGTCGCGGGACGCTTGTCCAAATGGCACTTCGCGCCGACCCGGAGCGCAAGCGACAACCTGTTGCGCGAGGGCTTTCCCGCCGAGTCGGTCCACGTCACCGGAAATACGGTGATCGACGCGCTCAAGGCCGTCGCATCGCGCGACCTCGATGTCGGCGTGCCGCTGCCGGCAGACAAGCGGCTGGTGCTGGTGACCTCGCACCGCCGGGAAAACTTCGGCGAGCCGTTGCGCAGGATATGCCATGCGGTCCGCGAGCTGGTGGAACGGCATGAGGACATTCACGTGCTTTTCCCGGTACATCCCAACCCGAACGTCACCGCGACCGTGGAGGAAATACTGGGAGGCAATCCCGGCGTGACCCTGACCCAGCCCCTGGACTATCTACCGTTCGTCGCCGCAATGAAGGCCTCGTATCTGATCCTCAGTGATTCGGGCGGCGTGCAGGAAGAAGCGCCGGCGCTGGGCAAGCCAGTACTGGTCTTGCGTCGCGAGACCGAGCGGCCTGAGGCGGTGGCCGAGGGCGTGGCGGCGCTGGTTGGGCCCGATTCGGAAGCCATCGTGCGCCAGGCGGGCCGCTTGCTGACCGATCCGGCCGCGTATGCGCAGATGGCCCGTGGTGCATCGCCCTACGGCGACGGCCATGCCTCGGAGCGCATCGTGCGTATCCTGGGCGCGGATCTGCAGGCCGCCTGACGGCTTGAACGATCATGCGCATCCTGCTGATCGCCCACGACTATCCCCCCAGCGAATCGCCGCAGGCGCTCCGCTGGCGATATCTCGTGCGTGAGTTGGTGGGCGGCGGCCACGATGTGACGGTGCTTTCCGCCGCGCTTCCGGGCGCGTCTCCTTTCCGGGGGCGGGGTGACCACGGCGAGTTCATCCATGCGGTCGCTCCTGTGGGTTTCTATCCATGGCTGCTGCGCACCGTGAGGAACCTGCGCGCGCGCGCCAACGTTACCGTGGACGGTCCCGCGGAAGGCGGTGCCTCGTTGAACTGGCGCGGCCGGCTGCATGCAGCCGGCAACCGGGCGATTGCGTTGTTCCGCTTTCCCGATGGCGGTGCCGGCTGGATCGGACCGGCCGCGCGCGTGCTCAGGGACATGCTGGCCGGGGCGCGGCCGGATCTGGTGATTACCTCGCACGAGCCATGCGCCGGCTTGGTCCTCTGGCTTAGTGAGCGACCCGCGGGCGTGAAATGGGTAGCCGACCTCGGTGATCCGGTCCTGTCCGACTACGTGCCCGCGCGATGGCGGCGGCGCGCCCACCGTCTGGAGGCGGACATGTTCCGCCTGGCCGATCGGGTGGTGGTGACCAACGAGTCAACGCGTGATCTGCTGTTCCGTCGCCATGGAACTCGAGCCGGGGTCGAAGTCCTGCCACAGGGCTTCGATCCGGCAGACTGCGTTCCGCTTCAGGCGGGAAGTGCCGATCCGTCCGCCCCGCTGCGCATCCTCTATACGGGTCGCTTCTACGCGTTCCGCACCGGCCGCGCGCTGTTCGAGGCGGTCGCGGCCACGCCCGGCGTCGTGCTTGAGGTGGCTACTACCGGGATGACCCGGCTGCTGAGCAGTTTCCTCAAGCACCATCCGCAGTCGTTCCGTCTGCTCGGCGCACTCAGTCACCAACAGACGATGGCCGCCCAGTGCGCGCGGGATGTCCTGGTGTGCATCGGCAACGATAATCCGGTGCAGACGCCGGGCAAGGTTTTCGAATACCTGGGGAGCGGGCGTCCGATCCTGTACCTGCGCCAGTCTGCTTCCGACCCAGCCGGTGCATGGGTGGAGCGCATCGGCCGTGGCTGGCAATGCGCGAACGACGCACGCTCGGTCGCGGACAGCCTGCGCCTACTGCGGGAGCGCAAGGTGCATGGCCAGCTTGAGCAGGGTCTCGACCTGACGATCGGAGCTGTCGCTTCCGAGAGTTGGGCGAGCCGCGGCAGGAAGCTGGTCTCCCTATGCGAAGATCTGCGCGCGCATTCCCCTCGGACAGCGATGCCTTGACCATGATCCAGAACGAAGAATCGCAAGATCGCAAGAAGCGTACACGTACGCTGCGAATACCGTGGGCCGGACTGCTCAAGGTCGCCGTATCGCTGGGATTGATCGTGGCGCTGGTCGCCTGGGTCGACTGGCCATCTGCGTTGCGGGCCATGTCCAAGGCGTCGCCGGGCGAGCTCCTGATCGGTTTCTTGTGCATCGTGCCGACGGTGGTCCTCGCAGCCTGGCGCTGGTCGCTGTGCGCGCGCGCTTCGTCGATTCGCATGCCGATGATGTTCTACGTCAAGGCCACATACGCGGCCCTGTTCGTCGGCCAGTTTCTGCCGGCGGGAGTCGGCGTGGACGCCGCGCGCCTGGGCTATTTCATGCACGGTCGTGCCCGCCTTTCGCACGCTCTGCAGTCGTTGCTGCTGGACCGGCTCGCTGGCGTGACTAGCGTGGTGTTCGTCATGGCCATTGGGCTGCCCTTCATCTGGGCAGACCTGCCGCCGCTGCTGCGCGCAGTCGGCATCAGCCTGGTTATCGCCACCGCCTCGGGCTTGTCCTTGATATTGGTCCTCGATCGGATCCCTTGGCTGGCGAGATACGGCGGCACCGGAAAACGCAGGAAGTTGATCGACGTAGCGTTCGGCGTGAAGCGCACCATCGCCTCGCGGGAGACCGCCGGAGCCTTCCTGACGAGTTGCCTGATCTATTGCCTCATGATCCTGGGTGTCGTCTGGATCGGGCGATCTCTGGGATACGACGTCCCATACCTGTCTTTGCTTGCCATCGTGGCCATGGCGGTCTTCGTTTCCCTGCTGCCGATCTCGGTCAACGGCTGGGGCGTGCGCGAAGGCGCGATGGTCGCAGGGCTGGCCGTCCTGGGGGTTTCGAAAGAGGCGGCCCTGGGCACTTCATTGTTGTTCGGCTTCGCGAACGCGGTCGTCACCATCCCGGGTGCATTCCTGTGGTATCTGCGCCGCAAGCACGAGTCGATCGATCCCCGTTAGAACCTGTTTCAAGGAGCATCACCGTGAGGAAGTACCTGTATCGAATGCTGGCGCGGTATGTGCGCATGTACGCACGCCCGGCCGACAAGGCGTTGGAGGTGGATCCGATATCCGCCGATCTGGCCGAGGCCATGGAAGGGATTGGCAAGGTCTCCACGGCCGGCCTGGGCAGTGGGGAACTCGAAGGCGCCGACTACCTGGTATTCAATGGCAATCTGCACTACGAACAGGATGTGCAGGAGTACCTGGCGCGCATCCGCCCGCACGTTCCGGCCAGAAGCCGACTGCTGATCGTGACGTACAACGCCCTGTGGCGGCCACTCATCCAGGCCGCTACCACCTTGGGCATGCGCCGCAAGACCCTCGAATCCAATTGGCTTGCCGATGCGGATATCGAGAATTTCCTCGAGCTGACCGACTTTGAGCTGGTCCGCAAGGATTCCCGCATCCTCATCCCGTTCTACATCCCGCTGCTTTCAGCGCTGGCAAACCGGTACTTGGCCCCGCTTCCGCTGCTGCGGTTCTTCTCGTTGGTGAACGTCTATGTTGCCCGGCCAGTGTCTCAGGCCCCGGACTGGAGGCCCTCGGTCTCGATCGTCGTCGCCGCCAGAAACGAAGCCGGCAACATCGACAACATCATAGATCGAGTGAAGCCGCTTGGACCTGACGACGAACTCATCTTTGTCGAGGGCGGATCGTCGGACGACACATGGGAAAGGCTGCTGGCGGCGCAGGCGGCACATTCCGACCGCAACATCGTCGTGGCCAAGCAGGATGGCAAGGGCAAAGGCGATGCTGTACGCAAGGGATTCAGCTTGGCCAGCAAGGACATCCTCATGATCCTCGACGCCGACCTCACCGTCCCGCCGGAGGACCTGCCCAAGTTCTACGACGCCATCGCCAGCGGCAAGGCCGAATTCATCAACGGCTCCAGGCTTGTGTACCCGATGGAAAAGGAGGCCATGCGCTTCCTCAACATGCTCGGCAACCGCTTCTTCGCAGCGGCGTTCTCGTTCGTGCTCGGTCAGCGCTTCAAGGACACGTTGTGCGGCACGAAAGTCTTGACTCGGGACAACTACATCCGGCTGGCCGCCAACCGTTCATACTTCGGGGAATTCGACCCGTTCGGCGATTTCGACCTGATCTTCGGCGCCACCCGGATGGGCCTCAAGGTCATCGAGGTCCCTATCCGCTATCGGGAAAGGACCTATGGGGAAACAAACATTTCCCGCTGGAGGCATGGTGCTCTGCTGCTCGTGATGCTGGTCTTCGCCAGCCGCAAGCTCAAGTTCATCTGACGCCGATCGCCAGGAAGCGCGCGCATGGACATCAAGACCGTTGCAGAGCGACCGAGAATCGAACTGGCCTGCGTGCTGTTCGTACTGCTCGCGTCGCTGCTGTTGCACACCTGGTTGCCGATGCGGCACCCGCCACTGGTGGTTTCCGACTTCCTCGGAGTCACTTCGTTCGCTGCCGATATCGCCGCGCACGGCCCGTTCGTGCAGGGGTGGTACTGGACCCTGTTCAGCGCCGGAACCTCGACGATACTCGCCATACCAATGGCGTTCAGCAGCGCCGACGACCTGCTCGTGGCGAGCACCGCCACAGCGGTAGTCGTCTCGCTGCTACCCGTCGTTCCACTGGTCGTGTTGCGCGGCGTGCTGCCCTTGTGGACACGGTTGCTCGCGGCGGGGCTGATCATGTTGCTGCCGGCGACGACCGTGTTCGCCGGTGTGGTAGCGCAGGACAACTGGGTGCTCCTGCCCGCGTTAGCACTGGCCTGCCTTGCAACCAAGAACGCCTACGGCAGAGGTCGCGGCAGGCCGGTGGCTGCTGCGGTGCTGTGGTGCCTGTCGCTGTATATCCGTCAAGAAATGCTGGTGGCGCTGCTGCCGCTCGCCATCCTTGCGGCGTGGCCTTTCACGGGATATCCGAAGGCTCGGCCGCTGCTGGTGCTCGCCTCGGTCTCGGTGGTTCTCATGATCGGGATCGCGGGTCAGCGCTACATCGCTTCCGGGGATTTTTCCCTGAATTCCCGTCACGGTGGTGCCGCGCTGCTGGGATCCTACATTCCGGGCGCCAGTTTTGGCTGGCTGCCCTACGACGCGTACATCGAGCGGCGTGCACCGGAACTGGCCGGCGACAAGGAAGCCTTGCGCGAACAAGCCGGGCGCTTCGCGCTGGAGGAGATCCGCGCGCGCCCCGGATTCCATCTGGTCAGGCGGGCCGGCGCAGTGCTTGAGACGGCCACCACCCGCGATGGTACGCTGCAGTTCTGGGCGTTCGGCGCGGACGATACATTCGGCAAGAGCCGCGGTCCCGCCGAACGGGAGGCCGCCGCCCGGATCGGGGCGCTGACTTCGGCGCCGGTACTGTATTCCACCCTCCTGCTCCACGTTCTGTTCTTGGTCGCCGTGTACGTCGGTCTGCGATCCCGCGATCCCGCGATTATCGCGATCGCTTTGGCGATAGCCCTCAAGGTCGGCATCCACTTCGTCGTCGCGGTGCAGGCGAGATTCTTCCTGGTGGTGTTCGTGTTCGAGGCGCTGGCCATCAGCCTGGCCGTATACCGCGTGGCCGGATTCGGGCGTGACCGTTTCAGGGGCTTGCCGCTGGTGGCCTTGGCCGCCACCGCGGTCCTGTGGGTGGCCGTCTCGAACCTGGGACGCCTCGAGGCATGGATCCA is a genomic window containing:
- a CDS encoding glycosyltransferase family 4 protein, whose product is MAAWGRCMPFRVCFAYPWATYGGVERVLLNRAYAFMAKGLDVDIDVYYAADGGGMASFQRTIRELGLDSRMRVVPTLVESAYDAIFVIDAPDMLPKQFGARAKWVVECHTPYRENREYLSRLPEGVQHVLVPSSTFADTLQAERPELAAKITLLRNCVSPAYAGDFPRLPAWAQRPLLYFGRLDELKNPQEFLDVLAELERRAPNHYFGVVVGPEVPGYGMERRIDAAGLRGRVVQMPPLAFTRTALFLASWCRAGGIMLSPSRGETFGLAVAESIAAGIPVVLSHLPEHSELISADAGHLYPLGDIVAAAEKVIAIDTDYEAASERMYAHARRFSDDAFVSDWVRLLVELGLEVAGSSKFEEIAL
- the wecB gene encoding non-hydrolyzing UDP-N-acetylglucosamine 2-epimerase, with the protein product MSETKKILVAVGTRPEAIKMAPVILALRRQSWASVTVLATAQHRQMLDQVMAAFGIDADIDLNLMRPNQSLPELTSRILLGMDEVLRENSYDAVLVQGDTTTVMGVALSAFYRNIPVGHVEAGLRTGDIRNPFPEEMNRVVAGRLSKWHFAPTRSASDNLLREGFPAESVHVTGNTVIDALKAVASRDLDVGVPLPADKRLVLVTSHRRENFGEPLRRICHAVRELVERHEDIHVLFPVHPNPNVTATVEEILGGNPGVTLTQPLDYLPFVAAMKASYLILSDSGGVQEEAPALGKPVLVLRRETERPEAVAEGVAALVGPDSEAIVRQAGRLLTDPAAYAQMARGASPYGDGHASERIVRILGADLQAA
- a CDS encoding glycosyltransferase: MRILLIAHDYPPSESPQALRWRYLVRELVGGGHDVTVLSAALPGASPFRGRGDHGEFIHAVAPVGFYPWLLRTVRNLRARANVTVDGPAEGGASLNWRGRLHAAGNRAIALFRFPDGGAGWIGPAARVLRDMLAGARPDLVITSHEPCAGLVLWLSERPAGVKWVADLGDPVLSDYVPARWRRRAHRLEADMFRLADRVVVTNESTRDLLFRRHGTRAGVEVLPQGFDPADCVPLQAGSADPSAPLRILYTGRFYAFRTGRALFEAVAATPGVVLEVATTGMTRLLSSFLKHHPQSFRLLGALSHQQTMAAQCARDVLVCIGNDNPVQTPGKVFEYLGSGRPILYLRQSASDPAGAWVERIGRGWQCANDARSVADSLRLLRERKVHGQLEQGLDLTIGAVASESWASRGRKLVSLCEDLRAHSPRTAMP
- a CDS encoding lysylphosphatidylglycerol synthase transmembrane domain-containing protein, whose protein sequence is MIQNEESQDRKKRTRTLRIPWAGLLKVAVSLGLIVALVAWVDWPSALRAMSKASPGELLIGFLCIVPTVVLAAWRWSLCARASSIRMPMMFYVKATYAALFVGQFLPAGVGVDAARLGYFMHGRARLSHALQSLLLDRLAGVTSVVFVMAIGLPFIWADLPPLLRAVGISLVIATASGLSLILVLDRIPWLARYGGTGKRRKLIDVAFGVKRTIASRETAGAFLTSCLIYCLMILGVVWIGRSLGYDVPYLSLLAIVAMAVFVSLLPISVNGWGVREGAMVAGLAVLGVSKEAALGTSLLFGFANAVVTIPGAFLWYLRRKHESIDPR
- a CDS encoding glycosyltransferase family 2 protein produces the protein MRKYLYRMLARYVRMYARPADKALEVDPISADLAEAMEGIGKVSTAGLGSGELEGADYLVFNGNLHYEQDVQEYLARIRPHVPARSRLLIVTYNALWRPLIQAATTLGMRRKTLESNWLADADIENFLELTDFELVRKDSRILIPFYIPLLSALANRYLAPLPLLRFFSLVNVYVARPVSQAPDWRPSVSIVVAARNEAGNIDNIIDRVKPLGPDDELIFVEGGSSDDTWERLLAAQAAHSDRNIVVAKQDGKGKGDAVRKGFSLASKDILMILDADLTVPPEDLPKFYDAIASGKAEFINGSRLVYPMEKEAMRFLNMLGNRFFAAAFSFVLGQRFKDTLCGTKVLTRDNYIRLAANRSYFGEFDPFGDFDLIFGATRMGLKVIEVPIRYRERTYGETNISRWRHGALLLVMLVFASRKLKFI